A window of the Brachyspira suanatina genome harbors these coding sequences:
- a CDS encoding variable surface family protein: MKKVLLTAMALLTIASASAFGMYGDRDSWIDFLTHGNQFRARMDQLGFVLGNGTIKGTFGFRSQAIGTALGNIISGNTGNVDLKTTISAGIGYTSEPFGIGVGYNYTYVNPRLGVHTPVLMINALNNNLRIAVPVQIAVSHDPFNDSAKFPYSSSTKDYMGISTDIQLRYYTGIDAFNAIRVYFKYGQAGFKTANGASEYFAQSLGFEARFYFLNTPVGNVTINPFIKVVYNTALKGVSRTVRAGEAVQNTVSGYDPNSKLDAFAGRNIDKDFKWDSNPYDVKAQAVLGITANSDVVSLYVEPSLGYQATYLGKHTSADPDLNIDSKVQHSLAWGAYAELYVRPVQDLEWYFDMDVNNGGTRQPSNIPVYFETTTGITWYLPAFN, from the coding sequence ATGAAAAAAGTTTTATTGACAGCTATGGCATTATTGACTATAGCTAGTGCATCTGCTTTCGGTATGTATGGCGACAGAGATTCTTGGATCGACTTCCTTACTCATGGTAATCAGTTCAGAGCTAGAATGGATCAATTAGGTTTCGTTTTAGGTAACGGTACTATTAAAGGTACTTTCGGTTTTAGATCTCAAGCTATTGGAACAGCATTAGGTAATATCATTTCAGGTAATACTGGAAATGTAGATTTAAAAACTACTATTTCTGCTGGTATAGGTTATACTTCTGAGCCTTTCGGTATTGGCGTAGGTTATAACTACACTTATGTAAATCCTAGATTAGGCGTTCATACTCCTGTACTTATGATCAATGCTTTAAACAACAACTTAAGAATAGCAGTTCCTGTTCAAATAGCTGTAAGTCATGATCCTTTCAATGATTCTGCTAAATTCCCTTATTCATCATCTACAAAAGATTATATGGGTATAAGCACTGATATACAATTAAGATACTATACTGGTATAGATGCTTTCAATGCTATAAGAGTATACTTCAAATACGGACAAGCTGGATTTAAAACAGCTAACGGAGCTAGTGAGTATTTTGCTCAGTCATTAGGTTTTGAAGCTAGATTCTATTTCTTGAATACTCCTGTTGGAAACGTAACTATCAATCCTTTCATCAAAGTTGTTTATAACACAGCTTTAAAAGGTGTAAGTAGAACTGTAAGAGCTGGAGAAGCTGTACAAAATACTGTTTCTGGTTATGATCCTAATTCTAAATTAGATGCATTTGCTGGTAGAAACATTGATAAAGATTTCAAATGGGATTCAAATCCTTATGATGTAAAAGCTCAGGCTGTATTAGGTATCACTGCTAACAGCGATGTAGTATCTCTTTATGTTGAGCCTTCTTTAGGTTATCAAGCTACATATTTAGGAAAACACACATCTGCAGATCCAGATTTAAATATAGATTCTAAAGTACAACATAGCTTAGCTTGGGGTGCTTATGCAGAACTTTATGTAAGACCTGTTCAAGATCTTGAATGGTACTTCGATATGGATGTTAATAATGGCGGTACAAGACAACCATCTAATATCCCTGTATACTTTGAAACTACTACAGGTATAACTTGGTATTTACCTGCTTTCAATTAA